A single window of Vibrio sp. HB236076 DNA harbors:
- the gap gene encoding type I glyceraldehyde-3-phosphate dehydrogenase: MTIKVGINGFGRIGRFVFRASVEREDIEVVGINDLIDVEYMAYMLKYDSTHGRFNGTVEVQDGNLIVNGKTVRVTAERNPADLKWDAIGVDVVAEATGLFLTDETARKHIEAGAKKVVLTGPSKDATPMFVMGVNDASYAGQDIVSNASCTTNCLAPIAKVLNDKFGIESGLMTTVHATTATQKTVDGPSVKDWRGGRGASQNIIPSSTGAAKAVGKVLPELNGLLTGMAFRVPTADVSVVDLTVNLKEAASYEQICAAMKEASEGELKGVLGYTEDDVVSQDFIGEVQTSVFDAKAGLSLNEKFVKVISWYDNEIGYSNKVLDLIAHISK, from the coding sequence ATGACTATCAAAGTAGGTATTAACGGTTTTGGCCGTATCGGTCGTTTTGTTTTTCGTGCGTCAGTTGAGCGTGAAGACATCGAAGTAGTCGGTATCAACGATCTAATCGACGTTGAATACATGGCATACATGCTAAAATACGACTCAACTCACGGTCGTTTCAACGGCACTGTTGAAGTTCAAGACGGCAACCTAATCGTTAACGGTAAAACTGTTCGCGTAACTGCAGAGCGCAACCCAGCTGACCTTAAATGGGACGCAATTGGTGTTGACGTTGTTGCTGAAGCAACAGGTCTATTCCTAACTGACGAAACTGCTCGTAAACACATCGAAGCTGGCGCGAAGAAAGTGGTTCTAACTGGCCCTTCTAAAGACGCAACTCCAATGTTCGTAATGGGCGTTAACGACGCTTCTTACGCTGGTCAAGACATCGTTTCTAACGCTTCTTGTACTACTAACTGTCTTGCACCTATCGCAAAAGTACTTAACGACAAGTTCGGTATCGAATCTGGTCTAATGACGACTGTTCACGCAACGACTGCAACGCAAAAAACCGTTGACGGCCCATCTGTAAAAGACTGGCGCGGTGGCCGTGGTGCTTCTCAGAACATCATCCCATCTTCAACTGGTGCAGCGAAAGCGGTAGGTAAAGTTCTTCCTGAGCTTAACGGTCTTCTAACTGGTATGGCTTTCCGCGTACCAACTGCTGACGTTTCTGTTGTTGACCTAACAGTTAACCTAAAAGAAGCGGCTTCTTACGAGCAAATCTGTGCAGCAATGAAAGAAGCTTCTGAAGGCGAACTTAAAGGCGTTCTAGGTTACACTGAAGACGACGTTGTTTCTCAAGACTTCATCGGCGAAGTTCAAACTTCAGTATTTGATGCTAAAGCTGGTCTTTCTCTAAACGAGAAATTCGTTAAAGTTATCTCTTGGTACGACAACGAAATCGGCTACTCAAACAAAGTTCTAGACCTAATCGCACACATCTCTAAATAA
- the msrB gene encoding peptide-methionine (R)-S-oxide reductase MsrB — translation MTDTPYNPKSDQQWREELSEEAYYVCRQQGTEPPFSGKLLHNKDTGLYHCTCCQAPLFSSQNKYDSGCGWPSFDAPINPEAIRYLQDNSHGMQRVEIRCQRCDSHLGHVFEDGPKTTGERYCVNSISLVFEKDA, via the coding sequence GTGACTGATACCCCCTACAACCCAAAATCAGACCAACAATGGCGAGAAGAATTAAGCGAAGAAGCGTATTACGTTTGTCGTCAGCAAGGCACCGAGCCGCCGTTCAGTGGCAAGCTTTTACACAATAAAGACACCGGTCTGTATCACTGCACTTGTTGCCAAGCGCCGTTGTTTTCTTCGCAAAATAAGTACGATTCTGGCTGCGGCTGGCCAAGTTTCGACGCCCCGATTAACCCAGAAGCTATTCGTTATTTGCAAGATAACAGTCATGGCATGCAGCGAGTCGAAATTCGTTGTCAGCGCTGCGATAGCCACCTTGGTCATGTGTTTGAAGACGGCCCAAAGACCACAGGTGAACGTTACTGCGTGAATTCAATTTCGTTGGTGTTTGAAAAAGATGCCTAA